Below is a window of Photobacterium atrarenae DNA.
CGTCGATTATATGCTGAGTGACGTGGGTTTGAACCGTGTGATGGCCAACTATATGCCGCGGAACGAGCGTAGCGGGCGTGTGCTGGAAAAACTCGGTTTTGAACGAGAAGGCTATGCCCGGCGGTATTTAAACATTGCCGGAGTCTGGGAAGACCATGTGCTGATGGCGAAAATTAACGATTAAACCGGAAAATGAGGCCAGCGGCTCTGATGAAGGTGAGTTGCTGGTCTTTTTGTTTTCTGAGGATTTATTAAACCATTCATGAGATCATGAGAGAACGCGAAGGAGACGGCGTGAGTGACGAACGCATTACGGTAAGCCTGGTTCAGGCTCCGGTTTTTAAAGGGGATATTTCAGCCAATCTGACGATGCATCTGGATGCTATCGCCGCTTCCGCCCGTCAGGGTGCGGATGTGGTGGTGTTTCCGGAATTGTCGCTCACCGGGTATGAACTGTCGTTGGCCGGAGAATTGACGTTAGATTCGCGCCCTGAGGTTATACAACTTTTATCTGAGGCCGCGATGCGTCATCAAGTCGTGGTGATCGCTGGCGGACCGCTAGCTGCACACGGTGATCATCAAGACGATGACCAAGAACAACGCCAAGATCCGCGGCCTTATATTGGCGCGATCATCTGCTTGCCTTGCGGCGCAGTTGAGAACTACGCCAAACAGTATTTGCATGAAGGTGAAGCAACCTTCTGTGCGGCCGGGGAGCGAAATATCACGATCACCTACAAGGGCTATACGCTTGCCCTGGCAATTTGC
It encodes the following:
- a CDS encoding carbon-nitrogen hydrolase family protein encodes the protein MSDERITVSLVQAPVFKGDISANLTMHLDAIAASARQGADVVVFPELSLTGYELSLAGELTLDSRPEVIQLLSEAAMRHQVVVIAGGPLAAHGDHQDDDQEQRQDPRPYIGAIICLPCGAVENYAKQYLHEGEATFCAAGERNITITYKGYTLALAICADFSNPAHAADAAANGADLYLASALISEAGYAADAQILSEIARSHQLPVLLANHCCETGGWITCGSSGMWDPYGELVVAAEGIEPGMVLCTLKGAAVSGKMVCFADLTQ